From the Martelella mediterranea DSM 17316 genome, one window contains:
- a CDS encoding DUF58 domain-containing protein, with amino-acid sequence MAAIGQTTPPTARNSALAEGRRRAALLPDCLIEARRIANTVITGWHGRRRRGPGENFWQFRPYSPGESMTRIDWRRSARDDHTYVRDMEWEAAHTVWLYADLSPSMHFRSELAPVSKEHRALVILLALAETLLRSGERVGYPGLMEPVSNRNGAEKLAHALAAASDMPVELPQTRMMRGPSELVMIGDFLDAPDQLFAQIMPLSERGLRAHLIEVADPAEESFPYSGRTAFTDPETGSELTLGRAESLKDAYLAAYHARREVLADTARHAGWSFATHHTDRPASEALTAIHTRLAGLGRGVR; translated from the coding sequence TTGGCTGCAATCGGACAAACGACACCGCCGACCGCCCGTAATTCGGCCCTTGCCGAAGGCCGGCGGCGCGCGGCCCTTTTGCCGGACTGCCTGATCGAGGCGCGCCGGATCGCCAACACGGTGATCACCGGCTGGCACGGCCGCAGGCGGCGGGGGCCGGGCGAGAATTTCTGGCAGTTCAGGCCCTATTCGCCGGGCGAATCGATGACGCGCATCGACTGGCGGCGTTCGGCGCGCGACGACCACACCTATGTCCGCGACATGGAATGGGAGGCGGCGCACACCGTCTGGCTTTACGCCGATCTCAGCCCGTCCATGCATTTCCGCTCCGAGCTTGCGCCCGTCTCCAAGGAACACCGCGCGCTGGTGATCCTGCTGGCGCTTGCCGAAACCCTGCTGCGCTCCGGCGAACGCGTCGGCTATCCCGGCCTGATGGAGCCGGTCTCCAACCGCAACGGCGCCGAAAAGCTTGCCCATGCGCTGGCGGCGGCATCCGACATGCCGGTTGAGCTGCCGCAGACCCGGATGATGCGCGGCCCGTCGGAACTGGTGATGATCGGCGATTTCCTGGATGCGCCGGATCAACTGTTTGCACAGATCATGCCGCTTTCGGAACGCGGCCTCAGGGCGCATCTCATCGAGGTGGCGGACCCGGCGGAGGAGAGTTTCCCCTATAGCGGCCGCACAGCTTTCACCGACCCCGAGACCGGAAGCGAACTGACGCTCGGCCGCGCTGAAAGCCTGAAGGACGCCTATCTCGCGGCATATCATGCCCGGCGTGAGGTGCTTGCCGATACCGCACGCCATGCCGGCTGGTCGTTCGCGACCCATCACACCGACCGCCCTGCTTCCGAGGCGCTGACCGCGATCCATACGCGCCTTGCCGGCCTCGGCAGAGGGGTGCGGTGA
- a CDS encoding DUF4159 domain-containing protein produces MEFASPLILAALVVLPAIWWLLKLTPPRPRREVFPPLAILLRLAKRDETPAKSPWWLTLLRMALAALVILAIANPVIDPERTTIATGGPLALLIDNGWASAEDWKSRTRAAETLIDAAADADRPIMMAFTAETVNDPTPVSATEARQRLAAAEPRAARPDRLAAATTLSEAFGETPPATVAFISDGLAEPDDAAAFSMLSSAEDNIVLSAPRALPAALTDVDNDATASRITASRAESASPAEMTVNAYDLQGRVIASAPLVFEAGAGAASAEIRAPFEVRNDFARVAIDGAANAGAVHLLDDGFKRRRVGLISGSPANDAQPLLSAAYYLQQALSPYADLISSDAATLPEEIAALTDRNPSVLILSDVGTLPEEAHAALSQWVEAGGTLIRFAGPRLAAASGDDTLLPVRLRSGARAFGGAMSWSEPQPLAPFPPESPFYGLPVPDDITVTRQVLAEPAPTLADHTWASLADGTPLVTEGALGEGRIALFHTSADPNWSNLPISGYFVEMLRRIVNLSRAGQAEEGDAVSLLSPYRLLAANGTLTSGVADAKPLAVPGGPTAATAEHPPGLYGSPDGFTALNLFAAGDQLAPVDISGFGDAVRTVTIGDARAFSLKPWLLAAAMALLIIDGIIMLAMNGAFRSLRPRRAAMSVAIVAACALAIPLYLGSAPPVHAQMDDAAIADLLYETHLAYVVTGEDEVDRISERGLKGLSDYISYRTALEPGDPVGVDPASEELAFYPLIYWPISATAPMPSEEAIAGIEAYMRNGGTVLFDTRDQYSPLGQSAVSANTERLRQILDNIDVPPLEPVPEDHVLTRSFYLLSDFPGRYDGSPLWVEARAGEDAAGNIVTSGGDGVSPILITGNDFAGAWATNPDSTPMLPTVPENPTQRQYAYRTGVNIVMYMLTGNYKADQVHVPALLERLGQ; encoded by the coding sequence ATGGAATTCGCAAGCCCGCTCATCCTGGCCGCGCTGGTGGTTCTGCCGGCAATCTGGTGGCTGTTGAAGCTGACGCCGCCGCGTCCGCGCCGCGAGGTGTTCCCGCCGCTCGCGATCCTGCTCAGGCTTGCCAAACGCGACGAGACGCCGGCGAAAAGCCCGTGGTGGCTGACATTGCTGCGCATGGCGCTGGCCGCGCTGGTGATCCTCGCGATCGCCAATCCGGTGATCGACCCCGAACGCACCACGATCGCGACCGGCGGCCCGCTGGCGCTCCTGATCGACAATGGCTGGGCCAGCGCCGAGGACTGGAAGTCGCGCACCCGCGCGGCCGAAACGCTGATCGATGCCGCCGCCGATGCCGACCGGCCGATCATGATGGCGTTCACCGCCGAGACCGTGAATGATCCAACGCCGGTTTCGGCAACCGAGGCGCGCCAGCGCCTTGCCGCCGCAGAACCGCGCGCCGCGCGCCCCGACCGGCTGGCCGCAGCGACCACGCTGTCCGAGGCCTTCGGCGAAACCCCGCCCGCGACCGTCGCCTTCATCAGCGATGGCCTTGCCGAACCGGATGACGCGGCCGCTTTTTCCATGCTTTCCTCGGCCGAGGACAATATCGTGCTGAGCGCGCCGCGCGCCCTGCCCGCGGCCCTCACCGATGTCGACAACGACGCGACCGCGAGCCGCATCACCGCCAGCCGCGCGGAATCCGCTTCGCCGGCGGAAATGACGGTCAACGCCTACGACCTCCAGGGCCGGGTGATCGCCTCGGCTCCGCTGGTCTTCGAGGCCGGCGCCGGGGCCGCTTCCGCCGAAATCCGCGCGCCGTTCGAGGTCCGCAACGATTTCGCCCGGGTCGCGATCGATGGCGCGGCCAATGCCGGCGCGGTCCATCTGCTCGATGACGGCTTCAAGCGACGGCGGGTGGGGCTGATATCGGGCAGCCCGGCCAACGATGCCCAGCCGCTTCTCTCCGCCGCCTATTACCTGCAGCAGGCGCTCTCGCCTTATGCCGACCTGATTTCGAGCGATGCGGCAACGCTGCCCGAGGAGATCGCCGCGCTTACCGATCGCAACCCCTCGGTGCTGATCCTGAGCGATGTCGGCACCCTGCCCGAAGAGGCCCATGCCGCGCTCTCGCAATGGGTCGAGGCCGGCGGCACGCTGATACGCTTTGCCGGTCCGCGGCTTGCCGCCGCCTCGGGCGATGACACCCTTCTGCCGGTGCGGCTGCGCTCCGGCGCGCGCGCCTTCGGCGGCGCGATGAGCTGGAGCGAGCCGCAGCCGCTGGCGCCGTTTCCCCCCGAAAGCCCGTTCTACGGTCTGCCGGTTCCAGACGACATCACCGTCACCCGTCAGGTGCTGGCCGAACCCGCCCCTACCCTCGCGGATCACACCTGGGCAAGCCTTGCCGATGGCACCCCGCTGGTGACGGAGGGCGCGCTCGGCGAGGGCCGGATCGCGCTGTTTCATACCTCCGCCGATCCCAACTGGTCGAACCTGCCGATCTCCGGTTATTTCGTTGAGATGCTGCGTCGGATCGTAAACCTGTCGCGGGCGGGACAGGCCGAAGAAGGGGATGCGGTTTCGCTGCTTTCGCCCTATCGCCTGCTCGCCGCCAACGGCACGCTCACCAGCGGTGTGGCCGACGCTAAGCCGCTTGCCGTCCCCGGCGGGCCAACGGCGGCAACGGCGGAACACCCGCCCGGCCTCTACGGCTCGCCGGATGGCTTCACGGCGCTGAACCTGTTTGCGGCAGGCGATCAGCTTGCGCCGGTCGATATTTCGGGCTTCGGTGATGCGGTCAGAACCGTGACGATCGGCGATGCCCGCGCCTTCAGCCTGAAACCCTGGCTGCTGGCCGCCGCGATGGCGCTCCTGATCATCGACGGCATCATCATGCTGGCCATGAACGGGGCGTTCCGATCCCTGCGTCCGCGCCGTGCAGCAATGTCGGTTGCGATCGTCGCTGCCTGCGCCCTGGCGATCCCGCTTTATCTCGGCTCAGCGCCGCCGGTTCACGCCCAGATGGACGATGCGGCGATCGCCGATCTCTTGTACGAGACCCACCTCGCCTATGTCGTCACCGGCGAGGACGAGGTCGACCGCATCTCCGAACGCGGGCTGAAGGGCCTTTCCGACTACATCTCCTACCGCACGGCGCTGGAGCCCGGCGACCCCGTCGGCGTCGATCCGGCGAGCGAGGAGCTCGCCTTCTACCCGCTGATCTACTGGCCGATCTCGGCCACGGCGCCGATGCCCTCCGAAGAAGCGATTGCCGGGATCGAGGCCTATATGCGCAATGGCGGCACCGTGCTGTTTGATACCCGCGACCAGTATTCGCCGCTTGGCCAGAGCGCGGTGAGCGCCAACACCGAGCGGCTGCGCCAGATCCTCGACAATATCGACGTGCCGCCGCTGGAGCCCGTGCCGGAGGATCACGTACTGACGCGTTCGTTCTACCTGCTCTCCGATTTCCCCGGCCGCTATGACGGCTCGCCGCTCTGGGTCGAGGCCCGCGCGGGCGAGGATGCGGCCGGCAATATCGTCACCAGCGGCGGCGACGGGGTTTCGCCGATCCTGATCACCGGCAATGATTTCGCCGGCGCCTGGGCTACCAATCCCGATTCGACGCCGATGCTGCCGACCGTGCCGGAAAACCCGACGCAGCGCCAATATGCCTATCGCACCGGCGTCAACATCGTGATGTACATGCTGACCGGCAATTACAAGGCCGACCAGGTGCACGTCCCTGCCCTCCTGGAAAGGCTGGGGCAATAA
- a CDS encoding GNAT family N-acetyltransferase, with translation MTSELRYLPEEASHDAAIEDINAEAFGPARFVRAAARIREQGPHDPALSFVCVDGDEVIASVRMTPVFAGMAEGHMLGPLAVKPSYKNRGIGRHLVKIAVQAARDAGSEVVILVGDPPYYGPLGFLPIVPPTLQLPGPVDYRRVLAAPLVEGVEAKLIGMMRFRG, from the coding sequence ATGACGAGTGAATTGCGTTACCTCCCCGAAGAGGCCTCCCACGACGCTGCCATCGAAGACATCAATGCCGAGGCCTTCGGCCCGGCCCGTTTCGTGCGGGCTGCCGCCCGTATCCGCGAACAGGGGCCTCATGATCCCGCGCTTTCTTTTGTCTGCGTCGATGGCGACGAGGTTATCGCCTCGGTTCGGATGACGCCGGTTTTCGCGGGTATGGCCGAAGGGCACATGCTCGGACCGCTCGCCGTCAAACCCTCCTACAAGAACCGCGGCATCGGCCGTCACCTCGTCAAGATAGCAGTTCAGGCCGCCCGCGATGCCGGGTCGGAAGTCGTGATCCTGGTTGGCGATCCGCCCTATTACGGCCCGCTCGGCTTCCTGCCGATCGTCCCGCCGACGCTGCAATTGCCGGGACCGGTGGATTACCGCCGCGTTCTGGCCGCGCCGCTTGTCGAAGGCGTGGAAGCGAAGCTCATCGGCATGATGCGGTTTCGCGGTTAG
- a CDS encoding glutathione S-transferase family protein: MGMLVDGVWKDVWYDTDKTGGKFKRESSKFRNWITADGSAGPEGEGGFAAEKGRYHLYVALACPWAHRTLIFRKLKGLEDYIDVSIVDPLMLENGWEFRNRDGGTADKVNGADYLWQVYTKADPNYSGRVTVPVVWDKKRETIVSNESAEIIRMFNSAFDHLTGNDVDFYPEDLREGIEEINAVVYDTVNNGVYKAGFATTQEAYSENVLKLFETLDMLEKRLCENRYLMGDRLTEADWRLFTTLVRFDPVYVGHFKCNLRRIADYPNLSGYLRELYQVPGVKETVNIDHIKRHYYGSHKTINPTGIVPEGPALDLDAPHGRS, from the coding sequence ATGGGTATGCTGGTAGACGGCGTCTGGAAGGACGTCTGGTACGACACCGACAAGACGGGCGGCAAGTTCAAGCGCGAAAGCTCGAAATTCAGGAACTGGATCACCGCCGACGGCAGCGCCGGCCCCGAGGGCGAAGGCGGCTTTGCGGCCGAGAAGGGCCGCTATCACCTCTATGTCGCGCTGGCCTGTCCCTGGGCGCACCGCACGCTGATCTTCCGCAAGCTGAAGGGGCTCGAGGACTATATCGACGTCTCGATCGTCGACCCGCTGATGCTGGAAAACGGCTGGGAATTCAGGAACCGCGACGGCGGCACGGCCGACAAGGTCAACGGCGCCGATTATCTCTGGCAGGTCTATACCAAGGCCGATCCGAACTATTCGGGCCGCGTCACCGTGCCGGTCGTCTGGGACAAGAAGCGCGAGACCATTGTCTCCAACGAATCGGCGGAAATCATCCGCATGTTCAACAGCGCCTTCGACCATCTGACCGGCAATGACGTCGACTTTTACCCGGAGGATCTGCGCGAGGGGATCGAGGAGATCAACGCCGTGGTCTACGACACCGTCAACAACGGGGTCTACAAGGCGGGCTTCGCGACCACGCAGGAGGCATATTCGGAGAATGTGCTCAAGCTGTTCGAAACGCTCGACATGCTGGAAAAGCGCCTCTGCGAAAACCGCTATCTGATGGGCGACCGGCTGACCGAAGCCGACTGGCGGCTGTTCACCACGCTGGTGCGCTTCGATCCGGTCTATGTCGGCCACTTCAAGTGCAATCTGAGACGGATTGCCGACTATCCCAATCTATCGGGCTATCTCAGAGAACTTTATCAGGTGCCGGGCGTTAAGGAGACAGTCAATATCGACCACATCAAGCGCCACTATTACGGCTCGCACAAGACGATCAACCCGACGGGCATCGTGCCCGAAGGGCCGGCACTCGATCTCGACGCACCGCACGGGCGCAGCTGA
- a CDS encoding metallophosphoesterase family protein has product MYTIAHISDVHLGPLPRLSPKELFSKRITGFFNWHRNRRKHLGKDTLENLLLAIADENPDHLAITGDLVNLATTKEIDIAADWLKSVGPAHEVSLVPGNHDAYVGGAYAKIARAWGDYMQGDDHEGAHLGKMTFPYLRRRGPIAIIGCSSAIPSPPFLAIGSFEAKQARKTAELLRQAGEEGLFRILMIHHPPVRNAAPRHKRLLGIRRFRATIATGGCELVLHGHTHLNTVNFIETRKGKTPVIGIAAAGQGANGKKPPSGFNLISVSGRSGSYEMQCRRHALSAASGLIEPESEFSFSYTKDR; this is encoded by the coding sequence ATGTATACCATCGCCCATATTTCCGACGTCCATCTCGGGCCGCTGCCGCGGCTGTCACCGAAGGAGCTGTTTTCCAAACGGATCACCGGCTTCTTCAACTGGCATCGCAACCGCCGCAAGCATCTCGGCAAGGATACGCTGGAGAACCTGCTGCTGGCGATCGCGGACGAGAATCCGGACCACCTCGCGATCACCGGCGACCTGGTCAATCTCGCCACCACCAAGGAAATCGATATCGCCGCCGACTGGCTGAAAAGCGTCGGCCCGGCGCATGAAGTCTCGCTGGTGCCAGGCAATCACGATGCCTATGTCGGCGGCGCTTACGCCAAGATCGCCAGGGCCTGGGGCGACTACATGCAGGGCGATGATCACGAGGGGGCGCATCTGGGCAAGATGACCTTCCCCTATCTCCGCAGACGCGGTCCGATCGCCATCATCGGCTGCTCATCGGCCATTCCCTCGCCGCCATTTCTGGCGATCGGCTCGTTCGAGGCGAAACAGGCGCGCAAGACCGCCGAGCTTCTACGCCAGGCAGGCGAGGAAGGGCTGTTCCGGATATTGATGATCCATCATCCGCCTGTTCGCAACGCGGCCCCGCGCCACAAGCGGCTGCTCGGCATTCGCCGGTTCCGGGCAACGATCGCAACCGGCGGCTGCGAACTGGTGCTTCACGGCCATACCCATCTCAACACCGTGAATTTCATTGAAACCCGAAAGGGCAAGACGCCGGTGATCGGCATCGCCGCCGCAGGCCAGGGCGCCAACGGCAAGAAGCCGCCGTCCGGCTTCAACCTTATCTCCGTCAGCGGCAGGTCCGGCTCATATGAAATGCAATGCCGCCGCCACGCTTTGAGCGCGGCGAGCGGCCTCATAGAACCGGAAAGCGAATTCAGCTTCTCTTATACCAAAGACCGTTGA
- a CDS encoding CerR family C-terminal domain-containing protein codes for MIENQSGAAATRQAIIAAALRLFGEYGYNAVSTRKIAELSGANIGSIAYHFGGKPGLMRACALYVIDIAKNNIGSAMLEPISAKMTPTEAREELVELMVRLVQPLTPNYDQDEISAFIMRYIALPSEAFDLLFNEFIEPLNKHLRQLLARATGRDENGEDLAILTFTLLGQAHYFKICRHVVQRSLDWDGIGQNECLKLRNAVRFNVNAIVDASATPALRRTPVHEDAV; via the coding sequence ATGATCGAAAATCAGAGCGGTGCAGCAGCAACGAGGCAGGCGATTATCGCCGCGGCCCTCCGGCTTTTTGGAGAATATGGTTATAACGCTGTTTCCACACGTAAAATCGCGGAACTTTCAGGCGCGAATATTGGCAGTATCGCCTACCATTTCGGCGGCAAGCCCGGGTTGATGCGCGCCTGTGCACTTTACGTGATCGATATTGCCAAGAACAATATCGGCAGTGCGATGCTGGAGCCGATATCGGCGAAGATGACGCCGACCGAGGCACGGGAAGAACTGGTCGAATTGATGGTGCGTCTGGTTCAGCCCCTGACGCCCAATTACGACCAGGATGAGATCTCGGCCTTCATCATGCGCTATATCGCGCTTCCAAGCGAGGCTTTCGACCTTCTGTTCAACGAGTTTATCGAGCCGCTGAACAAGCACTTGCGGCAATTGCTGGCGCGGGCCACCGGACGTGACGAGAATGGCGAGGATCTGGCGATCCTGACCTTTACCCTTCTCGGCCAGGCACATTATTTCAAGATTTGTCGCCACGTCGTGCAGCGCAGCCTTGATTGGGACGGGATAGGCCAGAATGAATGCCTGAAACTGCGCAATGCCGTCCGGTTCAACGTTAACGCTATCGTTGATGCCAGCGCTACCCCGGCTTTGCGCCGGACCCCCGTGCACGAGGACGCGGTGTAA
- the leuA gene encoding 2-isopropylmalate synthase, protein MDVKTTTAKGMPFAAHKYQPYQQINLTDRQWPSKRIEKAPIWCSVDLRDGNQALVDPMGHDRKARMFQLLLDMGFKEIEIGFPSASQTDFDFARWCVENGNVGDDVSLQVLVQCRPELITRTFEALEGAHRPIVHFYNSTSELQRRVVFGKDVAGIRQIAVDAAKMITDMAAKAGGGYRFEYSPESFTGTELDVALEICNAVIEVVKPTADNKLIINLPSTVEMSTPNIYADQIEWMCRNLDNRENLIVSVHPHNDRGTGIAAAEMGVLAGADRIEGTLFGNGERTGNVDIVTLALNMFTQGVDPELDCSDIERIKEVYEYSNQMVIPERHPYVGELVYTAFSGSHQDAINKGMKAIKVANKPQWEVPYLPIDPQDVGRTYEAIIRINSQSGKGGIAYILQSDYGINLPRGLQVAFREHVQKITDEEGRELPSKRIYDVFMEKYVEQPNGRIRFVDHQTYPQGQAKGQRVVTAEIEDNGVSKRIEAKGNGPVDGFINALSDYLGIALSVEDYSEHSLNHGSDAKAIAYVEVAYDGGKIYGVGINTNIVAASLEAIVSAANQVLTAR, encoded by the coding sequence ATGGACGTGAAAACCACAACCGCCAAGGGCATGCCGTTCGCGGCTCACAAATACCAGCCCTATCAGCAGATCAATCTGACAGATCGGCAATGGCCGTCGAAACGCATCGAGAAGGCGCCGATCTGGTGCTCGGTCGATCTGCGCGACGGCAACCAGGCGCTGGTCGATCCGATGGGCCACGACCGCAAGGCCCGCATGTTCCAGCTGCTGCTGGACATGGGCTTCAAGGAAATCGAGATCGGCTTTCCGTCCGCATCGCAGACGGATTTCGACTTTGCCCGCTGGTGCGTCGAAAACGGCAATGTCGGCGATGATGTGTCGCTGCAGGTGCTGGTCCAGTGCCGGCCGGAGCTGATCACCCGCACATTCGAGGCGCTGGAGGGCGCGCACCGCCCGATCGTGCATTTCTATAATTCCACCAGCGAGTTGCAGCGCCGGGTCGTGTTCGGCAAGGATGTGGCGGGTATTCGCCAGATCGCGGTCGATGCGGCCAAGATGATCACCGACATGGCGGCCAAGGCCGGCGGCGGTTACCGTTTCGAATATTCTCCGGAAAGCTTCACCGGGACGGAGCTGGACGTCGCGCTGGAGATCTGCAACGCGGTGATCGAGGTTGTGAAGCCGACCGCCGACAACAAGCTGATCATCAACCTGCCCTCGACGGTGGAAATGTCGACGCCCAACATCTACGCCGACCAGATCGAGTGGATGTGCCGCAATCTCGACAACCGCGAGAACCTGATCGTCTCCGTGCATCCGCACAATGACCGCGGTACGGGCATTGCCGCCGCCGAGATGGGCGTTCTGGCCGGCGCGGACCGGATCGAGGGCACGCTGTTCGGCAATGGCGAGCGCACCGGCAATGTCGATATCGTCACGCTGGCGCTGAACATGTTCACGCAAGGCGTCGATCCGGAACTGGACTGCTCGGATATCGAGCGGATCAAGGAAGTCTACGAATATTCCAACCAGATGGTCATTCCGGAGCGTCACCCTTATGTCGGCGAACTGGTATACACCGCCTTTTCCGGCTCGCATCAGGATGCCATCAACAAGGGCATGAAGGCGATCAAGGTTGCCAACAAGCCGCAGTGGGAAGTGCCCTATCTGCCGATCGATCCGCAGGATGTCGGCCGCACCTATGAGGCGATCATCCGCATCAACTCGCAGTCCGGCAAGGGCGGCATTGCCTACATCCTGCAATCCGATTACGGCATCAACCTGCCGCGCGGCCTGCAGGTGGCGTTCCGCGAGCACGTGCAGAAGATCACCGATGAAGAGGGGCGCGAGCTCCCTTCGAAGCGGATCTACGACGTGTTCATGGAAAAATATGTCGAGCAGCCGAACGGCCGCATCAGGTTCGTCGATCACCAGACCTACCCGCAGGGCCAGGCCAAGGGCCAGCGCGTGGTGACGGCGGAGATCGAGGATAATGGCGTTTCCAAACGGATCGAGGCCAAGGGCAACGGCCCCGTCGACGGGTTCATCAATGCGCTGTCCGACTATCTCGGCATTGCGCTGTCGGTCGAGGACTATTCCGAGCACTCGCTGAACCACGGTTCCGACGCCAAGGCGATCGCCTATGTCGAGGTCGCCTATGATGGCGGCAAGATCTATGGCGTCGGCATCAACACCAATATCGTCGCCGCATCGCTGGAAGCGATCGTGTCGGCGGCGAACCAGGTCCTGACGGCGCGGTAG
- a CDS encoding benzoate/H(+) symporter BenE family transporter has product MLRDFSLQSLFMGLLVAFVGFASSFSVVLQGLEGAGASHAQSASGLMALSIGMGVCGIVISVVTRMPVSVAWSTPGAALMATSGALPGGFNAAVGAFIISAVLIILAGMVKPVGRAISAIPAPLANAMLAGVLLALCFAPVEAVKFSPLLALPIVATWVIVGAFNRLMAVPAAFLAFVAVLIFGVDIEAGAWSGVFRNAFAAPVWVTPHFSAQGAISLALPLCIVTMASQNIPGVAILNINNYRPSAGRMFSATGLATLFTAPFGGHGVNLAAITAAMCAGPDAHPDPKRRYWSAIIAGIGYIVLGLFSGLVVATVSLAPPVLIEAVAGLALIGAFGGAVLGAFKEPDAREAAAITFLVAASGVGFLGISGAFWGLLAGLLVHGIKSWAARRSRKPA; this is encoded by the coding sequence ATGCTGCGGGATTTTTCACTGCAGAGCCTGTTCATGGGGCTTCTGGTCGCCTTTGTCGGCTTCGCGAGCTCGTTTTCGGTCGTGCTTCAGGGGCTGGAAGGCGCGGGCGCCAGCCATGCGCAATCGGCATCGGGGCTTATGGCGCTGTCGATCGGCATGGGGGTGTGCGGCATCGTCATCTCGGTGGTCACGCGGATGCCGGTGAGCGTGGCCTGGTCGACGCCGGGCGCGGCGCTGATGGCCACCAGCGGGGCTTTGCCCGGCGGCTTCAACGCGGCGGTCGGTGCTTTTATTATCTCGGCGGTGCTGATCATCCTCGCCGGCATGGTGAAGCCGGTCGGTCGGGCGATTTCCGCCATTCCCGCGCCGCTGGCCAATGCGATGCTCGCCGGCGTGCTGCTGGCGCTCTGTTTCGCGCCGGTGGAGGCTGTGAAGTTTTCGCCGCTGCTGGCGCTGCCGATCGTTGCGACCTGGGTGATCGTCGGCGCGTTTAACCGGCTGATGGCAGTACCGGCCGCTTTTCTCGCCTTCGTGGCGGTGCTGATCTTCGGCGTCGATATCGAAGCGGGCGCGTGGTCCGGCGTATTTCGCAATGCGTTTGCCGCGCCGGTCTGGGTGACGCCGCATTTCTCGGCTCAAGGCGCGATCTCGCTGGCGCTGCCGCTGTGCATCGTCACCATGGCCTCGCAGAACATTCCGGGCGTCGCGATTCTCAACATCAACAATTACCGCCCCTCGGCCGGCCGGATGTTCTCGGCAACCGGCCTCGCCACGCTGTTTACCGCGCCCTTCGGCGGGCACGGGGTCAATCTGGCGGCAATCACGGCGGCGATGTGCGCGGGCCCGGATGCCCACCCCGATCCGAAACGGCGCTACTGGTCGGCGATCATCGCCGGGATCGGCTATATCGTGCTTGGCCTGTTCAGCGGCCTTGTGGTGGCAACCGTTTCGCTGGCGCCGCCGGTGCTGATCGAGGCGGTGGCCGGCCTTGCGCTGATCGGCGCTTTCGGCGGCGCGGTGCTTGGGGCCTTCAAGGAGCCGGACGCGCGCGAGGCGGCGGCGATCACATTTCTGGTCGCAGCCTCCGGCGTCGGCTTTCTCGGCATTTCGGGGGCCTTCTGGGGCCTTCTCGCGGGTCTGCTGGTGCATGGCATCAAGTCATGGGCGGCGAGGCGTTCGCGCAAGCCCGCCTAG